Genomic segment of Alligator mississippiensis isolate rAllMis1 chromosome 6, rAllMis1, whole genome shotgun sequence:
GAATGCTGCAGTTTCCATCCATCGCGGGAACCAGAGACAGGCAGCTTGTGATGTCTACAAAGTCCATAGTATGTTGAGTCATCGTGCCATAGTTGTtaggagctggcagggaccttACAAATTCTTGCAATGAAGTTTTTCCTTGCACAGGACTGTCAAAGCTGGCCAAGCCAAGCCATGATATTTCTTAGCAAAGTTCGGTCACATCACCTTTCTAGCACGCAAGGAATCCTGCCAAATGCGTCACAGCGACTGCTTTCTGCAGAACCTCGTTGGATGCTCGTTAGACTCACCCGATCCTCGTCATGCCCGGCAACCGGCCAAATGCCCTTTCGTGAACCGCGGCATCCTGCACGTTCTTGTGCATCGAACGGAGCTAGAGTTACTCCGAAGCGAGGCACATGCAGAGAAACGAGGCGCGTTTTATGAAGTTTGGATCTTGTTGGATGGATCTGGGAACTAACCTAGATTTCAGACTATTTGGCTTCCCCTCTTTAAATACCGGGGGACAATGTTGTACACAGGGCAAGGCCACTGACACCAGCGCTTACAGCTTCAGGGCAGGGAGACAGGTGCTATTCCAGGCACTAGCAGTCTCAGAGTAGGGCTTGTAAAAATAgcgaagtagagctggaaggggccttgagaGATCATGGAGTCCAAAAGACTGAGCTGCCTTTAGGTAATGAGTCAAGGGAGCTTCCTCTTGCCGGAACGGACAGGCACTGAAATTTCAATGGAAAAAGTGGGTTAACAGAAGCTGGCACCGACTGCATAGACCGCGGAGGGGATCCTGCAACTCGCCACTTTGCCTGGGCACaatgccaggctgtctgcagggctgcGGTTGTCCCCAACGCACAGGTCACTGACCATCTGGCCATCTTTTCATTTCAGggctcagaaggaaaagcagaagggaaaaggaagccagggcaggggcaggcactgaccGGCCAGGAACCGGTGGGGAGAGATGTTGCATTTCTTGCTGAAGAGCCTCGGCCGACTTACTGGGTTGTTATTCACGCAGCAGGACTGCCCATCTGCGGTAAAGAGCTTGCAGGGCTGAGGCCTCACAGTGCACGGGGCACGCTGCCTGTCTGTACTAGCACATTTGGAACGACGCGAAGACCCAAATGCCTGGTACATAAAGCAAAAGCACACccaggcacttttttttttccggAAGATTTTTCATATTCCAGGCTGCATTAGCCAAATCAGTCCCGAATCCTTTTGACTGAGCAAAACTCAATCGTTCAAATGCCATATGTGGCGCTACAaccggcaagtatcctccaccccaactTTTCAGTCTGGCACTTCacatactcccaaatccattggcggGCATCCTGCACACATTCATTTCAGGATTAACTTTAAGCTCTGGTCTCGCCGTAGctgtggaagctgctctccaaCACCAGCCCTTCTATCAGGCCTCTCGCTTTCTCCCCCGAGCTGGCAATTAAACGTGTTGCCCTGGTGCGTGTCCGCAGGCAGCTGCACCTTGACCCTGGCACTGGTATTAGCAAAGCCCTTAATGCAATTGCTGTGTTGCCCAGGAGCTTATGCCCTTTCAGCATGGAAACCAGAGGAGTGGGCCAGGTTCTGGGTCATCCATACGCTGCCTGTGAACACAAGCTCTGCTACGGACCGGTGGGTTTTGCACGTCCCTTTAGAGACGGACAACGTGAGCAGAGCAGCTCCCGAGCTCCTCTGCTTCTTTTGGTTTTGCAAGGAAGGCACAGCATAGGGAAAGGCACCATCCAGGCACCGGGGAAGCCACGATAATGTGTTTCCAGCCTGTCATCCCCCTCTGCTGGCCAATTCCAAAATATCCAGGACTTCTGCTGCTGAAGTTAAACTCCTAATCACCAGCCTGCCTACACGTCTGCTACAACCAGCTGCCAGGAACAGGCGCCCCAGCGCATGCAAAACACACCAGCCGCTGAGCACCGAAGCATGAACCGAGAGCGTATTTAAATACCGGCACGATTGCACAGAGTGTTTTTTCATACGGGTCTCTCCCAAAGAGCAGCCTGCAAAGAGACTAATGGTGGCTGCTCTTGACCAAACCAGCTGTGACGGCTGACAATTCGGTAACGATCCACACTTGAGCAGCCGCCCTGAGATTCATCATTACGCTATGCCCTGCGACAGAAGATGCACAAGCTGGCAGGGAACGGggcctcccttctcttccccactccccctcaaCATATACCAAGGCACCAAATGTTTTGGGAGGTGGCCGGTTACATAAGCTAACCGGACACATTCGGTCAGCAAGAAACGGCAGCTCCATATGTCCCACTCAGGCTTGAATTCAGCACTTCCAGTCTTGTGCTGAAAGAGCATAAGCTCTCGGGCAGTACAGCAATAGTATGAAGTGCTCTGCAGTGACGCTCTGTTCTCCTTACTGTAACTCTACATGTGCCTAGTATGTTTTTTCCtataaaaaaaccaacaaaaaccaaaaccaaacctgATAGAGAATTCCAAGTTTAAAAACCTAAAACGTCAGGGGAATGACACGACTGAAAACCTACAAAAAACTTGTCATTAGAATGGGCAACCAGCAAGCCGTTTGGTGGTTTGCCTGCAAGACTTTTTCCTTATGAATTTGAAGAGCGCTGCGTTTAGATGCGTTATCATTCTTTCACTTTTGGCTTATTTGATAACAGCTTTCAAGAACCTGAAGGGTGCTAATAAAGAGGAAGCAGCCCACTTATTCTCTGCGACcacaggtgacaggacaaggagcaatgccTTAAATTGTAGCCAGGAAGACCTAGGGTGCATACAAGAAAGAACTTCCAGtcttgcttttctatgattctctgcgTAGGCTTGACAGTAGGAGGAAGTTTTGCAATCAAGGCAGCTACAAGTTGCGACACTGCCTCCTTAAAAACTTCCTGAAAATGGAAACATGTTTCTCTAAAAAAacattgaatatatatatttatatttttaagtatGAAACGGTCTTTCCTGGATATTCAACCGCAAAGCTGTTAATTGCTCTTACGGTAGAACTTGCCGTAGGCAAGTTAAAAAGCAGTTTTGAGGAATGTGCATCATTTGAGTGCGACCGTGCGTGCGGCAGTCTCCAGAAGAGGGAGATGGCAGacttgtattttaaaaacataagCCACATTTTGTGCAGCCGTATTAGAATCATTCGGCCAAATTCGCCACCAGCACGAGCTAGTAAGGCGTTAGCACGGTAGTGAAACAGTGAAGTTGGCCTATGCAGGTAACAAAGTACAGGCTTCCCCGAGTCTTACTCTTTGAGAGAAGTGTAGACACAGCTGTGAAAACACCAGCAGGACGAGGAATTCCTCAAACTAATGTATGCTCAGGGGAAATGGCATCTAGAAGGGGAAGGTCACAAGGTGGAGAAAACATTCACTCCAAACCACAGCAGAACTGGACAACCACGTTACACAGACCAGTGGAAGAAGCTGCACCCACAGAGGAGGAAGCGTGACAAGCACTCGCTGCAACCACTGTTAAAATAGATTTATAGCATCAAAATAGAATTACACAACAGAAAGTCCTGGCTAGGTACAGTACGCTGGAATCTGCTGCCTAGTTCACCGACGTTTGAACCGGACTGCGCAAAACTTAACAGTTCTAGTCGATACTGCAAGTGCACCTCCCAGGTGTCACGGGCACGGTATACTCAGGGTCCCTGCAGTGCCATCTCAGGTCACAGGGCTTGCCAACGGTCACTGCCCTGGCAGCATCATGAACATCTTCAGGCAAGGAGCTAATCCACTTAGGCCTGGACTACAGCACGTTCACAGTCCCTGCATGCAGAGAGACAGAATTGCTAATGTCTTCTCTTCTGATTTTCTGCATCGTCACCAAGGCCCTAAACGAGGCTCTCTGCAGCCGCCAACGTGAATGTGCTTGTGCAGAGGCTGAGACACACCGGGCAATGCTCTGTGGCTCGTGTCTCGCTTGGCTCTGCGCCATTGAACAAATGAGATTTAATCCAAATGAACAGACCCGGAAGCGCAAGCCTGTCACCAGGGACACGGGGTGAAGGGCAGGCCGAGAAAGTGCACTAAGATGGCTATCGctttataaataaaaaggaacTTTAAAACTCCACGGTTTAATACaagttaaataattaaaatacagTATAAAATGTCAGTTCCTGCGTGTCTTTGCTGGTTTCTGTCAAGCTTATTTAGAAATTCAGTGTTCTTTATAGTTTGTTAATACAGTGACAACTGGTTCTAAACGTCTGATCTGTATTTAATAATAGATTGTGCTCTATATAAAATACTGTAAAATCCTGAAAAAAGCTGATACtctgtacaaaaatattttacagtaaCTCAATATCTTCATCTAAAAACAGATTAGCTGCAACTGGAGTCTATGGGGAGTTATCTTCTCTCAAGAGGAACTGATGGATGAATTGCTGGGCCTTCCTCTTCTCAGTGATGTCAGGCTTGGGCTGGCCGGGAGGAGGGTGAAGCAACAAGCCACCAAATATACTAGctgcataaaaacaaaaaacagaagagCCCGTCAGTCACCAGGGATCAGGCATTACCCCTAAAACAAAAACCAAGCCTTTGCATGCGTGGTACAGGGGTCCTGATTGCAGAAAGGGAGGGGGATTGAGAGGGGCAGAGTTGGCCATGGGAACATTTCCCTTGCTGGGAAACACTGAAGACTCTTCCTACTGCTGGGTTTCTGCTTTCTGGAAAGAAAACACACTGCTTTCTGCTGCTCTGGCCACAGTTTCCATTCCAGGGAATTGCAAAACGCGTGCCAAAAACAACAGAAGCCACTAAGAGAAACATTCAGCGAGTTATATGACACGCTGCGCAGCGCGCACCCCGGGAGCCGACTCGACGCTGTCTTTGCCTCACCAAGAATGTTTGTGTCCAAGTGGTTTTTCCCTGAATTTTTCAGTAGTTCCCGCAGAAATGCCATCAGATATTTGAACACGTTCTTATGGCACTCGGGCAGCCTGGAGATAatctagaaagagagagagcagagcGCCTTGCTGTGAAAACACGCACCAGAAATAACACTCTAGATGCCAGCCCTAAGAGTCCACACAACTAGGAAAGCCCCAGTGCTAAGAGCCTCCCTGTGCCATGAGACGGTGAATTGTTTGGCGCTGCACAGGATAATCAAACTCCGGCTAAAGCTTTAGAAGAGTAATCCCCCGGCCCTGGCAGCCCCTGCGTTACCTGTCTGCCCAGCACGTAGTTGCTGGCGCTCTCTAAACAGAGGGCGTAGAACTCGTAGCAGATGACAGGCTCTGGCAGGCTTTCCAGGAAGAGCAGCAAGGCTTCGGCTACAGAATGGTTGCTGCCAACTGAGCCAAGGATGGTTAAAGGAAAAGGTCATAGGGTTGGATCCGGTCTGTTaacatccctgctgcagctttcatCACTGCCAAGgtctcacctgctgggctgtgcggAGCGGAGTGGCTCTGCAGAGCACACTGACCCCATCAGCGGCCTGGCATTCCTAGACCAAGCACCGTCGCTGGTCCAGAGCACCGCCCAGGCAGAAACAGGGCCACATGTTCCAGCTGTTACTGAAGGGATACGCACCTCAGTGGCCAGAGATGAGGGGGCTACGTTAGCCAGGGAGCCCACAGGGCCCTACCGGCTCCAAGCAgaaagctgctccctgccccagacacAAAACCAGCCGCGCCGAACGCTTCCCCAAAGGATACGGAGGGTGTCGTGCATGCCTTTGTCCAAGCAGTCGCGGATGTGCTCGAATTCGGAGCGTAGGCCGGGCTGCTGGAACAGGTCCTCCTGCAAGGGCACCGCAGTGTTACAGGGAGCCCCGAGGAGCGAAGcagtcctttcctggctgccTTGGGCTCCCCACGCGGTACCCACAgaccacccacagctccccccaccagacgagtgcaaggcaggcagtgccggGTGTGTTGTAGGTCGAGCCCAGGCTACGGTGGTGCCACACAAAGCTCAGACGCAGGAAACAGGTGCTTTGGGCACGTCAGGGTGGTTTGTACAGAACCCCATcgcagccagggtgagggagcaGATATGGTACCGCCTGTCCCCCTTTTTCCTGTTACACCCATGAGGTAGCACTACCTCCCGAGCCCTTCCCACTTGGGGCCCCAGCCAAGGCCGTTCATTCCCAGTACGTTTTCCCAAAGCTTAGCTAGGTGCCCATCGGCAATGAGGGCACGTCTGTGGCACAGAGGCTGCCCACCTGCTGCGAGGCGTTGCGGTACAGATGATCCACCATCATCCACAGCTCTTTGGGGATATCCAAAGGCTTCTCGCCCCGGAAAGCTTCACCGTTCATGAGCAGGGGCATCAGGGTCTGGAAAGGTGCAAACCAGCTTATTcaaggcaggcaagtgtcccacgGACATGCAGTTCAGAGTTACGGTTCAGTACAGAACAAGGCCGCCTGGTCCAGGCACGGGCTCACTTGTCATGCATCTGACCGGACAGGCAAACACCCAGGCCCACGCAGACGCCAGCACCCAGGACACACAGCAACACCAGCCTGTGCCTGCACAAACCCTCTTACACGGGGAACTGGCCCAAGATGGAGAGCTGAGGGGAGCCACGAAGGTGCTGCCTTAGAGCACCAAAGGCATGCTGCTCAGGTGCACTGTCCCTGGGCCTATGGGACCAGGAGACTTCAATGTAATCGGTGTAGATAAATCCCGGGATAAGGGAAAAGAAACCCAGACAAATGCTTATTAATGCTATATGACAAGGAGATGCTGGGACACTTAAGTACCAGACCTCAAGTGAGCCCCGTCACTAACCCACCAGCTCTCGGATGGACTCTGCCGACATGTCCTGGATCGGGTCCCTCATGTAGCACAGCGTGTGGATGGGAGACCCAAAGCAGCTGGGCAAATAGTTTCCAGTCACCGACAGGAAATAATCCTTCCCCCTGTCGAGATGCAAAACCAGGATGTCTTCGAGCTTATCCTCCCCAGAGTTTAAGTTCGTAGCTGTTGATTTATTAACAAACATCTCCAATTCAACCGTCATCTCAGAATCTGCAGGGAAGTGAAACACAGGCTTGGTAAATACATTAAACTAACAAGTCCTTCCGGACAGCAGACGTGCGCAGGGGCCGAGACGTGCCCCAGACAGCAAGGAGAACAAGCCGGGAAATGCATGTTACCGGTGGATGCAAAGGGGGCGAGCACATGGAAGCAAAACTTTCTGAAAGATGCCTCACCCGGTAGCAGGAACCCCTTGCAGGGGTTTGCGATCAGCCACTCCTTGCAGTAGGTGTCTTCGTCCGGTTTGCTGATGAATTCGAACTGACAGGGCACCTGTCCGTTGCGTATGGTCAACTTCTCCACCTGCAGCTGCATGTACTTCACGTCCTTGAAAAAGAACTGGGAACACACAACGTCCAGGTCAGCCTCTTCCGAATCATCTTCACGAGACAACTGCCCCCAGCAACATCCTCCACGAGGAGGGAAAGTTTTCCCTCGgagctccctgcactgccacGTAGTTAACAAACCACCCGGATGAAACACCCAGCTCCCGAAGCTGACTGCGATTCCACCTGTCCTTCACGGGACACAAGATCACGTGTCCCCGCTGTGCATGCTCGGGACATGTCCTCCCCTGAACCCAGAGCTGCACGCGGGAGGCGCTACCTCTCCATGCCCCGCTGGAGTCTCACCCTGCAGCTACAGCTGCTCAGCGAAACTCCTCTCCGTGCCCTGCCAGCTTGGGTTTGTAGGTCGTACCTTTTCAAAATCAAGTCAAAGCGATAGCTATTGTGATCCTGTCGCTACCCTGACTGGGGAATGGCAGGGCTGTGCATTTTTGTTGGGGCCTTGCTGGGAAAGTATCCGCATCTCAGgacctgcccagccccctgcagaagTAGTGGGTCGCTGCACGGTTGCTTTTATCCAGGGCCCAAGAATCACAACCCCACGTTGCCTGCACTAGTCCAGCACCACCGAGCCAGTCTGCCAGATGGGCTAGCATGATCTCTGCCATTTGCTGCGAGGGAATATAGAGGTGAAAGGCAAGTGATTCACCTCAGGCCTCACCACACATCTATGAAACAACTAAAAAGCCCTGATACCCAGCCTCTGCTCAGTCCTCCGAGCTACACAGCTGCCTGGAAAGAGACTCGAGGAGTCCTGGCAtcctgctgcctgtgctgacaaTTCACTGTTGGACTTCCTCTTGGACCTAGGCTTCCCTTCAAGAAGCGAGAGGGGAAGCCCAGGAATGCGTCCTACCTCCCTCTGGGACAGGGTCACCGACGGGATGTTGGCGTTCTCCATCTTATCCAACGAGCGCACTATTTCTTCAAAGGCTTTCCGGTAGAGTTCCTCGTTCACGACCTTCGCCTGAAAGGGACACACACATAGCAAAGAGCACCCGCTGAGTCTCTGCTGGAGAGTCAGGACTACGGGGCAACCTGACTTCGCAGCGGGCTGGCGTGGAGAGCGGAGAGCGACGCAGAGCActgatgcagagctgctgctgcaaggaacCTGAACTGAATCCACAGCCAGACTTCACCAAGAGACTTGTTCGCATCAGCGAGGAGCAGGCTCACAGTAGGACGAGAAAAAGATGGGCTAGCACTAACGAGCCAATATTTGTCCCCtcctgggccccgctgcctgccTTCGCGAGCAAATGAATCAGCCAGCCGGCCCCGGGATGAGCTCTCCAAGGCCCCTCAGTCCGTTACTCTCCTGTCAGCTAACGAAACATTCCTGCCCTGCGAGTCTCTTGGGAAACGGGCAAAACAGCGGAAATGTGCAGTGCGAGGGAAGGCCCGTGAAAAGCCACTGGCTGACATTTGCAGCTGATTTCATCTGCGCGTTACCAAGAGCAACCGGCTGTTATCAAACGGGCGCTCTGCTAAGAACAATGCCCCCGCGCACGGCGCAGTTATCGGGGCAGAGCGCCAGGAAGCATGAGCGCAGAAGAGAAGGAAGCAGCAGAAGCGACTTCACCCATCGGAGGGACCGACCTAGCTCAGCTATCGCTGGCAGTCGAGAGGCACCTACCCCAATTTCAAACATGGAGCTCACTGGCTTATGGTCACTGATCTTCAGAGCCATGTGGCTGCGATAGCTCAGCTGAGTGATATTCTTCCCCTTCCAGAGGATCCGATCACACCAGGCTGGGGCACGACACTTCTCACTGAAACCACAGCACGGCCCACGTGAGACCTCCCCCAGGAGAAAGAGCACCATTTACACAACAGGGCAGAGCGTGGCCTGGCCGGGGGAAGCTGCCGTGGGAGAGATGGAGCTGGGCTTCCCCAGGACCCACATCCCATTTTTAAAGCATCCTTGTGCAAAGCTGCAGAGGGTAATTTGCATCAGTCTTGGGCATTTCTGCCCCACCATTCCCCTTGTTCACCCcagggcccagggctgcctgtcCTCAGACACGGCCTGAAAGCCAGCACTTGGAACCGCGCTGATCACAGGAACTTTACAAAAAGTTTAAAATCCCAATTTTAAACTTACAAGTTCTCCCCTTGACACGTCTAACTGCTGCACAGAATTAATCATTCAGGCTCTTGTGGCCAGTGTCCACGGTCCAGCCAGAACCACCCCCAATACAACAAAGAGCATCCACCGAAGAGCTTGGGTGTGCGGGCAGTGAGCAAGCGCTCTGCGAGACCAGCCAGGCCACGGCAGATGGGATTCTACAGCCAGCCCCCAAAATAACCCCCCAAAGTCTGCCTGGACAGGGCGAAAACAAGCTCCTCATATAGGAAGCTTCTTCCAATATCTCAAAGAATGTTATTCCTGGCAAGAGTTAGGGAAATCCAGACGGGATCAGCACCGGTGCCCTCAAACCTGGAGACGGGATTCTCATTCATCCAAACAGCACACAAGTAAGACCAGAGACGTTCATCATGGAAGCAGACTCGCATCAGAAACGCTTTGCCTTCCTCCAGTATGTTTGGTCTAAGGCCCCTTTTGGCTTGTTTTCACCGCCTCAAGGGAGACGTGGACACGAGCTAATGAAGAGGAGGGGACACCTGTACACAGCTCACGTACCTAGTGTCCCAGTCATCACAGCCGGTGTCGTATTTGTAGGTCGGCTGGAAGGAAATCTCTCCTTCCGTGAAGCCTTCAAAGACAGCTTTCTCATCCATCTGCCTCTTCAGCTAGTACAGAAGGAAAGCCAAGAGAGATGGGAAACTGAAATGTATGCAATCATAAGCCTTTCTGGAGCTACAAAAAGGGCAAAGGCACAACTTTGTGGGgaagcgcgcgcgcgcgcacacacacacacacacacacacacacacactcttcatcTAAAAGGTGCTGGTCAACCTCACCAAGGCcattcatagaatcgtagaaactgagggagggaagggacctcaggaggtcacatcgagtccattactccaagcaggaccagccccaaatacatcatcccagccaaggctttgtctacccaggtcttcaaaacctccaaggatggagactgcaccacctctctggggagcctgttccagtgcttcaccgccctcctagtgagaaagtttttcctaatatccaacctcaacttcccttgctgcagacggaaaccattgctcct
This window contains:
- the INPP5B gene encoding type II inositol 1,4,5-trisphosphate 5-phosphatase isoform X1, which gives rise to MDQSVAIQETLAEGETCLIAVQGVLVGVESVESRLLGLVRSHGEHAIFIYTHRRMAITAEDVCLETVLPIAEGFAVEEVTPDSDLRVIGSDVTVQIRSGDVGLLVRLPFGSQTRTFLQDVGQCCPGVVGSEDIKQNEKNLAVNQSWSHDGVDKAALRQSKPKTEVTSEMVRSSTMMVSDKASLLSVKKFELRDTIVKSQLVQKEDSYTSIQNFRFFVGTYNVNGQSPRGSLQPWLSHDIEPPDIYCVGFQELDLSKEAFFFNDTPKEEEWFKAVTDSLHPGAKYAKVKLIRLVGIMLLLYVKADLAPNISEVEAETVGTGIMGRMGNKGGVAIRFKFHNTGVCVVNSHLAAHTEEYERRNQDFKDICSRMQFCQADPSLPPLTINKHDVILWLGDLNYRIEELDMEKVKKLVEEKAFLALYQHDQLKRQMDEKAVFEGFTEGEISFQPTYKYDTGCDDWDTSEKCRAPAWCDRILWKGKNITQLSYRSHMALKISDHKPVSSMFEIGAKVVNEELYRKAFEEIVRSLDKMENANIPSVTLSQREFFFKDVKYMQLQVEKLTIRNGQVPCQFEFISKPDEDTYCKEWLIANPCKGFLLPDSEMTVELEMFVNKSTATNLNSGEDKLEDILVLHLDRGKDYFLSVTGNYLPSCFGSPIHTLCYMRDPIQDMSAESIRELTLMPLLMNGEAFRGEKPLDIPKELWMMVDHLYRNASQQEDLFQQPGLRSEFEHIRDCLDKGMHDTLLGSNHSVAEALLLFLESLPEPVICYEFYALCLESASNYVLGRQIISRLPECHKNVFKYLMAFLRELLKNSGKNHLDTNILASIFGGLLLHPPPGQPKPDITEKRKAQQFIHQFLLREDNSP
- the INPP5B gene encoding type II inositol 1,4,5-trisphosphate 5-phosphatase isoform X3, giving the protein MPVENANILGVWMGMELAQPPPVTAWVASPCQHAVWSPGLEKPPGVVGSEDIKQNEKNLAVNQSWSHDGVDKAALRQSKPKTEVTSEMVRSSTMMVSDKASLLSVKKFELRDTIVKSQLVQKEDSYTSIQNFRFFVGTYNVNGQSPRGSLQPWLSHDIEPPDIYCVGFQELDLSKEAFFFNDTPKEEEWFKAVTDSLHPGAKYAKVKLIRLVGIMLLLYVKADLAPNISEVEAETVGTGIMGRMGNKGGVAIRFKFHNTGVCVVNSHLAAHTEEYERRNQDFKDICSRMQFCQADPSLPPLTINKHDVILWLGDLNYRIEELDMEKVKKLVEEKAFLALYQHDQLKRQMDEKAVFEGFTEGEISFQPTYKYDTGCDDWDTSEKCRAPAWCDRILWKGKNITQLSYRSHMALKISDHKPVSSMFEIGAKVVNEELYRKAFEEIVRSLDKMENANIPSVTLSQREFFFKDVKYMQLQVEKLTIRNGQVPCQFEFISKPDEDTYCKEWLIANPCKGFLLPDSEMTVELEMFVNKSTATNLNSGEDKLEDILVLHLDRGKDYFLSVTGNYLPSCFGSPIHTLCYMRDPIQDMSAESIRELTLMPLLMNGEAFRGEKPLDIPKELWMMVDHLYRNASQQEDLFQQPGLRSEFEHIRDCLDKGMHDTLLGSNHSVAEALLLFLESLPEPVICYEFYALCLESASNYVLGRQIISRLPECHKNVFKYLMAFLRELLKNSGKNHLDTNILASIFGGLLLHPPPGQPKPDITEKRKAQQFIHQFLLREDNSP
- the INPP5B gene encoding type II inositol 1,4,5-trisphosphate 5-phosphatase isoform X4, translated to MSAAAPLGGGVVGSEDIKQNEKNLAVNQSWSHDGVDKAALRQSKPKTEVTSEMVRSSTMMVSDKASLLSVKKFELRDTIVKSQLVQKEDSYTSIQNFRFFVGTYNVNGQSPRGSLQPWLSHDIEPPDIYCVGFQELDLSKEAFFFNDTPKEEEWFKAVTDSLHPGAKYAKVKLIRLVGIMLLLYVKADLAPNISEVEAETVGTGIMGRMGNKGGVAIRFKFHNTGVCVVNSHLAAHTEEYERRNQDFKDICSRMQFCQADPSLPPLTINKHDVILWLGDLNYRIEELDMEKVKKLVEEKAFLALYQHDQLKRQMDEKAVFEGFTEGEISFQPTYKYDTGCDDWDTSEKCRAPAWCDRILWKGKNITQLSYRSHMALKISDHKPVSSMFEIGAKVVNEELYRKAFEEIVRSLDKMENANIPSVTLSQREFFFKDVKYMQLQVEKLTIRNGQVPCQFEFISKPDEDTYCKEWLIANPCKGFLLPDSEMTVELEMFVNKSTATNLNSGEDKLEDILVLHLDRGKDYFLSVTGNYLPSCFGSPIHTLCYMRDPIQDMSAESIRELTLMPLLMNGEAFRGEKPLDIPKELWMMVDHLYRNASQQEDLFQQPGLRSEFEHIRDCLDKGMHDTLLGSNHSVAEALLLFLESLPEPVICYEFYALCLESASNYVLGRQIISRLPECHKNVFKYLMAFLRELLKNSGKNHLDTNILASIFGGLLLHPPPGQPKPDITEKRKAQQFIHQFLLREDNSP
- the INPP5B gene encoding type II inositol 1,4,5-trisphosphate 5-phosphatase isoform X2, with the protein product MDQSVAIQETLAEGETCLIAVQGVLVGVESVESRLLGLVRSHGEHAIFIYTHRRMAITAEDVCLETVLPIAEGFAVEEVTPDSDLRVIGVVGSEDIKQNEKNLAVNQSWSHDGVDKAALRQSKPKTEVTSEMVRSSTMMVSDKASLLSVKKFELRDTIVKSQLVQKEDSYTSIQNFRFFVGTYNVNGQSPRGSLQPWLSHDIEPPDIYCVGFQELDLSKEAFFFNDTPKEEEWFKAVTDSLHPGAKYAKVKLIRLVGIMLLLYVKADLAPNISEVEAETVGTGIMGRMGNKGGVAIRFKFHNTGVCVVNSHLAAHTEEYERRNQDFKDICSRMQFCQADPSLPPLTINKHDVILWLGDLNYRIEELDMEKVKKLVEEKAFLALYQHDQLKRQMDEKAVFEGFTEGEISFQPTYKYDTGCDDWDTSEKCRAPAWCDRILWKGKNITQLSYRSHMALKISDHKPVSSMFEIGAKVVNEELYRKAFEEIVRSLDKMENANIPSVTLSQREFFFKDVKYMQLQVEKLTIRNGQVPCQFEFISKPDEDTYCKEWLIANPCKGFLLPDSEMTVELEMFVNKSTATNLNSGEDKLEDILVLHLDRGKDYFLSVTGNYLPSCFGSPIHTLCYMRDPIQDMSAESIRELTLMPLLMNGEAFRGEKPLDIPKELWMMVDHLYRNASQQEDLFQQPGLRSEFEHIRDCLDKGMHDTLLGSNHSVAEALLLFLESLPEPVICYEFYALCLESASNYVLGRQIISRLPECHKNVFKYLMAFLRELLKNSGKNHLDTNILASIFGGLLLHPPPGQPKPDITEKRKAQQFIHQFLLREDNSP
- the INPP5B gene encoding type II inositol 1,4,5-trisphosphate 5-phosphatase isoform X5; translation: MVRSSTMMVSDKASLLSVKKFELRDTIVKSQLVQKEDSYTSIQNFRFFVGTYNVNGQSPRGSLQPWLSHDIEPPDIYCVGFQELDLSKEAFFFNDTPKEEEWFKAVTDSLHPGAKYAKVKLIRLVGIMLLLYVKADLAPNISEVEAETVGTGIMGRMGNKGGVAIRFKFHNTGVCVVNSHLAAHTEEYERRNQDFKDICSRMQFCQADPSLPPLTINKHDVILWLGDLNYRIEELDMEKVKKLVEEKAFLALYQHDQLKRQMDEKAVFEGFTEGEISFQPTYKYDTGCDDWDTSEKCRAPAWCDRILWKGKNITQLSYRSHMALKISDHKPVSSMFEIGAKVVNEELYRKAFEEIVRSLDKMENANIPSVTLSQREFFFKDVKYMQLQVEKLTIRNGQVPCQFEFISKPDEDTYCKEWLIANPCKGFLLPDSEMTVELEMFVNKSTATNLNSGEDKLEDILVLHLDRGKDYFLSVTGNYLPSCFGSPIHTLCYMRDPIQDMSAESIRELTLMPLLMNGEAFRGEKPLDIPKELWMMVDHLYRNASQQEDLFQQPGLRSEFEHIRDCLDKGMHDTLLGSNHSVAEALLLFLESLPEPVICYEFYALCLESASNYVLGRQIISRLPECHKNVFKYLMAFLRELLKNSGKNHLDTNILASIFGGLLLHPPPGQPKPDITEKRKAQQFIHQFLLREDNSP